A window from Roseofilum capinflatum BLCC-M114 encodes these proteins:
- the grrM gene encoding cyclophane-forming radical SAM/SPASM peptide maturase GrrM/OscB gives MLDLSNFGPLDLVILQTTSFCNLDCDYCYLPDRHLKNQFSLDLIEPVFRRIFESPFVGDRFTVCWHAGEPLAVPISFYETALAQIAELDRTLNYTGCKIGQSVQTNATLITPAWCDLFKRYNVQVGVSIDGPDFIHDAHRKTRTGLGTHHSTMRGIRHLQEQDVPFNIITVITEDSLDHADELFEFFMDNGLTDVGFNIEELEGVHQSSSLANTDARKRYKTFIRRFWDLTAQSGGELKLREFERICSLIYSGDRIPRSGLTTPFVILNVDHQGNFSTFDPELLAIKTAEYGDFILGNVLTDSLESVCESEKFQRIYGDITAGVELCQNTCQYYGLCGGGSASNKYWENKTFRSSQTMACQYYEQMMTDLVVERLEDSLGLTHV, from the coding sequence ATGTTGGATTTATCTAACTTTGGCCCCTTAGATTTAGTGATTCTGCAAACCACGTCCTTTTGTAACCTGGATTGCGACTATTGCTATTTACCCGATCGCCATCTCAAAAACCAGTTTTCTCTGGATCTGATTGAACCGGTGTTTCGGCGCATCTTCGAGAGTCCGTTTGTGGGAGATCGCTTTACCGTCTGTTGGCACGCAGGGGAACCCCTAGCTGTGCCGATTTCGTTCTATGAAACTGCCCTCGCTCAGATTGCAGAACTGGATCGAACTTTAAATTATACCGGGTGTAAAATTGGGCAATCCGTGCAAACCAACGCCACCTTAATTACTCCCGCTTGGTGTGACCTCTTCAAGCGCTATAACGTGCAAGTGGGGGTGAGCATTGACGGCCCCGATTTTATCCATGATGCCCATCGCAAAACCCGCACGGGACTGGGAACCCATCACAGCACCATGCGCGGCATTCGCCACCTGCAAGAACAGGACGTGCCGTTTAACATTATCACCGTGATTACGGAAGATTCCCTTGACCATGCTGATGAGCTGTTTGAATTTTTCATGGATAACGGTCTCACGGATGTGGGCTTTAATATCGAAGAATTAGAGGGGGTACACCAGTCCTCATCCCTCGCCAATACGGACGCTAGAAAGCGCTATAAGACGTTTATTCGCCGATTTTGGGATTTGACGGCCCAAAGCGGCGGAGAATTGAAGCTACGGGAATTTGAGCGGATTTGTAGTTTGATTTATAGTGGCGATCGCATCCCCAGAAGCGGTTTAACCACTCCCTTCGTAATTCTCAATGTCGATCATCAGGGCAATTTTTCCACCTTCGACCCCGAACTGTTAGCCATCAAAACCGCAGAATACGGTGATTTTATCCTCGGCAATGTCCTCACCGATAGCTTAGAATCCGTGTGCGAGAGTGAAAAATTCCAACGCATCTATGGCGATATTACGGCTGGGGTCGAACTGTGTCAAAATACTTGTCAATATTATGGCTTGTGTGGCGGCGGTTCTGCCAGTAATAAATATTGGGAAAACAAAACCTTTCGCTCCTCGCAAACCATGGCCTGTCAATATTACGAACAAATGATGACCGATTTAGTGGTTGAACGGTTAGAGGATTCTTTAGGATTAACTCATGTCTGA
- a CDS encoding Ig-like domain-containing protein, with the protein MTTPPDLSITKTASSSNVSAGDPLTYTLVVSNANPGADVTGIEVQDTLPTGFTYSNATTQAGFSASETGGVVTFTGGSLTAGSTATLEIIGTVTAAASDPFTNTAVVDPNNTIAESNETNNEGTVTPTVTNVSNNPPDTQNKLSETIPNDEPAPVPTLTATDPDVGDTITSFTITSIPDPSEGQLLLNGNPVTANQQLTPEEAAQLVFNPNPTFTGNVTFNYTATDNNGNTDATPATVTIPVVEPTPTSPPEAQDKNGPVRPNDEPSPVPTLTGTDPDNDVSFFTVTSIPPASQGTLFYNGEPVKPGDAFTPEQAGQLVFDPNPNFTGDATFNYTVTDEAGNTDPTPATVTLPLVAATPTNPPEAQDKTTETRPNDEPSPVPTLTGTDPDGDVSFFTVTTIPPASQGTLFYNGEPVKPGDTFTPEQAGQLIFDPNPNFTGDATFNYTVTDTTGNTDPTPATVTLPFVGPTTTNPPEAQDKNGPVRPNDEPSPVPTLTGTDPDNDISFFTVTSVPTPEQGTLFYNGEPVKPGDTFTPEQAGQLVFDPNPNFTGDATFNYTVTDTTGNTDPTPATVTLPFTAPTPTNPPAAQDKITENRPNDEPSPVPTLTGTDPDGDVSFFTVTTIPPASQGTLFYNGEPVKPGDTFTPEQAGQLVFDPNPNFTGDATFNYTVTDTTGNTDPTPATVTLPFVGPTTTNPPEAQDKNGPVRPNDEPSPVPTLTATDPDNDVSFFTVTSVPTPEQGTLFYNGEPVKPGDKFTPEQAGQLVFDPNPNFTGDATFNYTTTDEAGNTDPTPATVTLPIEAATITNPPEAVDRSGPVRPNDEPSPVPTLIGTDPDGDVSFFTVTNLPSPEEGTLFYNGEPVRPGQTFTPQQAGQLVFDPTPGFTGDATFEYTVTDTKGNTDPTPAKVILPIQGATPGLPPIASSTPNNPVPNNTPSPVTSLLGTDPDGNVAFLKLGSIIPPEQGTLLYKGEPVKPGQTFTPEQAAQLVFDPNPNYTGDAEFTFTAIDNDGNESAPATVTIPIIGAGPTAPPVANPATSEPIAQGTTEPASVPTLTGSDPDGIVSFFTIGTPPTPEQGTLFLNGEPVVAGQLLTPEQASQLTFVPNPNFTGDATFTFLTTDERGNVSAVPGVITLPVVGETAGVTPQPDGGVPPFIPIGSFVPSSAGQTITEVIETTSTLSFLGFDWGAILGIGAHLDCIDQPWEFYAPSEARVNYTIAEENFFGTEQAELLRADHVNNRIYGYGGYDLIMAYQGDDTVFAGTGNDTAYGGRYHDILLGQEGADLLLGDQDNDTIFGGPGDDIQFGGQQNDWLLGGLGNDTAIGDRDNDWVFGEEGYDSLMGHFNQDIIFGGLNSDTIHGGRGWDILFGGQHPDTVFGDLGNDTVRGNLGNDSLMGGMHRDWIYGDQNRDVVHAGQGHDVVFGGQHEDTVFGDRHNDTISGDDGDDSLMGNTCYDLLFGGRGNDTMHGGQQTDLMFGGQHDDSMFGDRGRDVVSGDRGFDILFGNLASDFMFGGTERDTIFAGQQDDWVWGGRDDDLISGDRGNDIVSGDRGSDYMFGNQDNDTLYGCTEADWIHGGQQNDVLYGGKDNDTLNGDRDNDVLFGDLDNDSLLGNQHRDILSGGAGNDILFGGQQEDTLYGNQGEDTLSGDLGQDILFGGEGIDLFVLRTGAVANDIPSADIVGDFQVGVDFIGLTGGLSLADVTLESLNNTTIIKITQTNQVLGIINGVTPEEVIPAIIPVDIGLV; encoded by the coding sequence GTGACCACTCCCCCCGACCTGAGCATCACCAAAACCGCCAGCAGCAGCAACGTCAGTGCCGGAGACCCCCTCACCTACACCCTAGTCGTCAGCAACGCCAACCCTGGCGCTGATGTCACCGGTATCGAAGTTCAAGACACCCTCCCCACCGGCTTCACCTACTCCAATGCCACCACCCAAGCTGGCTTCAGTGCCAGTGAAACGGGAGGAGTCGTCACCTTCACCGGAGGCTCTCTCACCGCCGGTAGCACGGCCACCCTGGAAATCATCGGTACGGTCACCGCCGCCGCCAGTGACCCCTTCACCAACACGGCAGTGGTTGACCCCAACAACACCATCGCCGAAAGTAACGAAACCAATAACGAAGGCACCGTTACCCCCACGGTGACCAATGTAAGCAATAACCCACCAGATACTCAAAATAAGCTATCTGAAACAATTCCGAATGATGAACCTGCTCCAGTTCCCACTCTGACAGCAACCGATCCAGATGTTGGGGATACCATTACATCGTTTACTATCACCAGTATTCCCGATCCCAGTGAAGGGCAGCTTTTACTCAATGGCAACCCAGTTACGGCTAACCAACAACTGACTCCAGAGGAAGCAGCGCAACTGGTATTTAACCCCAACCCCACCTTCACTGGCAATGTCACCTTTAACTACACGGCAACCGATAACAATGGTAATACCGACGCAACTCCAGCTACAGTTACCATCCCAGTAGTCGAACCAACCCCCACATCTCCCCCAGAGGCGCAGGATAAGAATGGGCCGGTGCGTCCGAATGACGAACCTTCTCCGGTGCCGACACTCACCGGGACAGACCCGGATAATGATGTCTCGTTCTTCACGGTAACGAGTATTCCGCCAGCGAGTCAGGGAACCCTATTCTACAATGGGGAACCGGTTAAACCGGGTGATGCGTTTACTCCAGAACAGGCTGGACAACTGGTGTTTGACCCGAACCCCAACTTTACGGGGGATGCGACGTTTAACTACACGGTGACTGATGAAGCGGGTAATACTGACCCCACGCCAGCAACGGTAACCCTGCCTTTAGTAGCGGCAACTCCTACTAACCCACCAGAGGCACAGGATAAAACCACAGAAACTCGACCCAATGATGAACCGTCTCCGGTTCCGACGCTGACGGGGACTGACCCGGATGGTGATGTTTCGTTCTTTACGGTAACGACTATTCCGCCGGCGAGTCAGGGGACTCTGTTCTACAACGGGGAACCGGTTAAACCGGGTGATACGTTTACCCCAGAGCAAGCTGGACAACTGATATTCGACCCCAATCCCAATTTCACTGGGGATGCGACGTTTAACTATACGGTGACGGATACAACGGGTAATACTGACCCCACGCCAGCGACGGTTACCCTGCCATTTGTAGGGCCAACGACGACTAACCCGCCAGAGGCGCAGGATAAGAATGGGCCGGTACGTCCCAATGATGAGCCAAGTCCAGTTCCAACTTTGACAGGAACTGACCCAGATAATGATATTTCTTTCTTTACAGTGACGAGTGTGCCGACTCCTGAGCAAGGCACTCTGTTTTATAATGGGGAACCGGTTAAACCGGGTGATACGTTTACTCCAGAGCAAGCTGGACAACTGGTGTTTGACCCCAACCCTAATTTCACTGGGGATGCGACGTTTAACTATACGGTGACGGATACAACGGGTAATACTGACCCCACGCCAGCGACGGTTACCCTGCCTTTTACGGCTCCTACTCCCACTAACCCGCCAGCAGCGCAAGATAAAATCACAGAAAATCGACCCAATGATGAGCCTTCGCCAGTTCCGACGTTGACCGGAACAGACCCAGATGGTGATGTTTCATTCTTCACGGTAACCACCATTCCGCCGGCGAGTCAGGGGACTCTGTTCTACAACGGGGAACCGGTGAAACCGGGTGATACGTTTACTCCAGAGCAAGCAGGGCAACTGGTGTTTGACCCGAACCCCAACTTTACTGGGGATGCTACTTTTAACTATACGGTGACGGATACAACGGGTAATACTGACCCCACACCAGCAACGGTTACCTTGCCATTTGTAGGGCCGACCACTACTAACCCGCCAGAGGCGCAGGATAAGAATGGGCCGGTGCGTCCGAATGATGAGCCAAGTCCGGTTCCTACTTTGACGGCAACTGACCCGGATAATGATGTTTCGTTCTTCACGGTAACCAGTGTGCCGACTCCTGAGCAGGGGACTCTGTTTTATAATGGGGAACCGGTTAAACCGGGCGATAAGTTTACTCCAGAACAAGCTGGACAACTGGTGTTTGACCCCAACCCGAATTTTACTGGGGATGCGACGTTTAACTATACGACGACAGATGAGGCGGGTAATACTGACCCAACACCAGCGACTGTTACGCTACCTATTGAAGCGGCAACAATAACTAACCCACCGGAGGCGGTGGATAGGAGTGGGCCAGTACGTCCAAATGATGAACCGAGTCCAGTTCCGACGTTGATTGGGACTGACCCAGATGGTGATGTCTCGTTCTTTACGGTAACGAATTTGCCAAGTCCAGAGGAAGGGACTTTGTTCTACAATGGGGAGCCAGTGCGGCCAGGGCAAACGTTTACGCCACAGCAGGCTGGACAGTTAGTTTTTGACCCGACTCCTGGGTTTACTGGAGATGCGACGTTTGAGTATACGGTGACGGATACTAAGGGCAATACAGATCCGACTCCAGCTAAGGTTATTCTACCCATTCAAGGGGCAACACCGGGACTGCCCCCGATCGCCTCTTCAACTCCGAATAATCCTGTTCCGAATAATACTCCCAGTCCAGTCACTAGCCTCCTGGGAACTGACCCCGATGGAAATGTGGCTTTCTTAAAACTGGGGTCAATCATTCCCCCAGAACAGGGAACTCTGTTGTACAAGGGAGAACCGGTAAAACCGGGACAAACCTTTACTCCAGAGCAAGCGGCGCAACTGGTCTTTGACCCCAATCCTAACTACACGGGGGATGCAGAATTTACATTCACCGCCATTGATAATGATGGCAATGAGAGTGCCCCAGCGACGGTTACCATCCCCATTATCGGGGCAGGGCCGACAGCTCCTCCTGTGGCGAATCCAGCCACCAGTGAACCCATCGCTCAAGGCACTACCGAACCCGCGTCTGTACCAACTCTGACGGGTTCAGACCCGGATGGAATTGTTTCTTTCTTTACGATTGGGACTCCACCCACGCCAGAACAGGGGACGTTATTCCTGAATGGCGAACCGGTTGTCGCGGGACAACTGCTCACTCCAGAGCAAGCGAGTCAACTGACGTTTGTTCCTAATCCGAATTTTACCGGAGATGCTACGTTTACATTTCTGACCACGGATGAACGGGGTAATGTGAGCGCGGTTCCTGGGGTGATTACCCTGCCTGTGGTGGGAGAAACAGCAGGGGTGACTCCCCAACCGGATGGAGGTGTGCCACCGTTTATTCCAATTGGCAGTTTTGTGCCATCAAGCGCTGGGCAAACCATTACTGAAGTGATAGAGACTACTTCAACCCTGTCGTTTTTGGGATTTGACTGGGGGGCAATTCTAGGAATCGGGGCCCATCTGGATTGTATCGATCAGCCTTGGGAGTTTTATGCCCCTTCGGAAGCGCGGGTGAATTATACGATCGCCGAAGAAAACTTTTTCGGCACTGAACAGGCGGAATTGTTGCGAGCCGATCATGTGAATAACCGCATCTATGGCTATGGTGGCTATGACTTGATCATGGCTTATCAAGGGGATGATACGGTGTTTGCTGGGACGGGTAATGATACCGCTTATGGGGGCAGATATCATGATATTCTTCTGGGTCAGGAAGGTGCTGATCTTCTTCTGGGCGACCAAGATAACGATACGATCTTTGGCGGCCCAGGGGATGATATTCAGTTTGGCGGTCAGCAGAATGATTGGCTGTTGGGCGGATTGGGCAATGATACGGCCATCGGCGATCGCGATAATGATTGGGTCTTTGGTGAAGAAGGCTATGATTCCCTCATGGGCCATTTCAACCAGGATATTATCTTTGGAGGTCTCAATAGCGACACCATTCACGGCGGTCGCGGCTGGGATATTCTGTTTGGGGGGCAACACCCGGATACGGTCTTTGGAGACTTAGGCAACGATACAGTACGGGGGAATCTGGGCAATGATTCCCTGATGGGCGGAATGCACCGAGATTGGATTTATGGCGACCAAAACCGAGATGTCGTCCACGCAGGACAAGGCCATGATGTGGTGTTCGGTGGTCAACATGAGGATACGGTATTTGGCGATCGCCATAATGACACGATATCCGGTGATGATGGGGATGACTCCCTGATGGGGAATACCTGCTATGACCTGCTGTTTGGCGGGCGTGGCAACGATACCATGCATGGGGGACAACAAACCGACCTCATGTTTGGAGGACAACATGATGACTCCATGTTTGGAGATCGGGGTCGGGATGTGGTGTCAGGCGATCGCGGTTTTGATATTCTGTTTGGTAACCTGGCCAGCGACTTCATGTTTGGGGGTACGGAACGGGATACCATTTTCGCAGGACAACAGGATGATTGGGTCTGGGGAGGCCGAGATGATGATCTCATCAGTGGCGATCGCGGTAATGATATTGTATCGGGCGATCGGGGCAGTGATTATATGTTCGGCAACCAAGATAACGATACCCTCTATGGTTGCACTGAAGCCGACTGGATACATGGGGGACAACAAAATGATGTCTTGTATGGAGGCAAGGATAACGATACCTTAAACGGCGATCGCGATAACGACGTTTTATTTGGTGACCTCGATAACGACTCCCTCCTCGGAAACCAACATCGAGACATCCTCTCTGGTGGAGCGGGTAATGACATCCTATTTGGAGGACAACAGGAAGATACCCTTTATGGAAATCAAGGAGAAGATACCCTCAGTGGTGATTTAGGCCAAGATATCCTCTTTGGTGGAGAAGGAATTGATCTATTTGTCCTTCGCACTGGAGCAGTTGCCAATGATATTCCTTCAGCCGATATTGTCGGAGATTTCCAAGTAGGTGTAGACTTTATTGGTCTCACAGGAGGACTCAGTTTAGCCGATGTCACCTTAGAGAGTTTGAACAATACAACAATTATTAAAATCACTCAAACCAATCAAGTCTTAGGCATTATCAATGGTGTCACTCCAGAAGAAGTAATTCCAGCCATTATTCCTGTGGATATTGGTTTGGTTTAA
- a CDS encoding DUF4347 domain-containing protein translates to MSYSLNLPVFPKQIAFIDPQIKDYDLLLKGIESDVEVVILEKHQDGIEQITQHLKTHRENSIESIHLISHGNWGQIHLGSTQLNRESLPYYSQTLQSWSNLLGQSAEILLYGCRVAENAIGRSFVDSLSQLTKRAIAASTTLTGNGDRGGTWDLGYRTGNIQSELVFDEGAIVTYPHTLNADLEINGVSISNNVPNVGNTITYTITLSNNGPDNATGVEVTDSLPSGLTFSGSTPSQGTYDNTTGIWTVGNINNGDNATLEIEATINPGTSGTILSNTAEITASNPSDLNATNNQATVDTFVGNIQPNPFYSARGNPSQLYLVDITNGNQTFIPGGELAFRSFAITRDSNTGRIYYVGEQSNSTAPVGSQVGYWDPVTQTNTTLPNRTGVDVQFLKLAQAQDGTIYGLAGNTANLYSIDPNTGVATDLGAISGGTPSFSAGSGDAAFDPNNADILYVSVLVSGELRLYKVNVNTLIAEYVGESGLSNVDNSGSLGFGEDGDLYAIVRSNGNNNERRFARLSQTNGTATIIQEPSENSGDFGTLPTPTPDVDFTITKTDGVDNIATGANITYTISLTNNTLPNRVVGLIVQDSIPTSGVDIDSWNASVTNTSGQSNIINGASGTSNEIFTSVNIGPDDTLTILAEGTVIAPANSTIENTVQVPGINDTSPGDDILTDTTNVVATTPPDLSITKTASSSNVS, encoded by the coding sequence ATGTCTTACTCACTCAATTTGCCTGTTTTCCCGAAACAGATTGCGTTTATCGATCCCCAAATTAAAGATTATGACCTTCTCCTCAAGGGGATCGAGTCAGATGTGGAAGTTGTCATCTTGGAAAAACACCAAGATGGAATTGAGCAGATTACCCAACATTTAAAGACTCATCGGGAAAACTCCATTGAATCGATTCATTTGATTTCCCATGGGAATTGGGGACAAATTCATCTGGGTTCTACTCAACTCAATCGAGAAAGCCTACCCTACTATAGCCAAACGCTACAAAGCTGGTCAAATCTTCTGGGTCAATCCGCCGAAATATTACTCTATGGGTGTCGAGTCGCTGAAAATGCGATCGGTCGGTCGTTTGTGGATAGCCTCAGTCAGTTAACGAAAAGGGCGATCGCCGCCTCTACCACCTTAACCGGAAATGGCGATCGCGGTGGAACCTGGGATCTGGGGTATCGTACAGGCAATATACAATCAGAATTAGTATTTGATGAGGGGGCGATCGTCACCTACCCCCATACCCTTAATGCCGATCTAGAAATTAACGGAGTAAGCATAAGTAACAATGTTCCCAACGTTGGGAACACTATCACCTACACCATTACCCTCTCCAACAACGGGCCCGATAATGCCACAGGAGTAGAAGTTACAGATTCACTACCGAGCGGACTCACTTTTTCAGGTAGCACACCCAGTCAAGGAACCTACGACAATACAACAGGAATTTGGACAGTCGGTAATATCAACAACGGTGACAACGCCACCCTAGAAATTGAGGCAACCATTAATCCTGGTACTAGCGGCACAATCCTGAGTAACACTGCTGAAATTACTGCCTCTAACCCGAGCGATCTAAACGCCACAAATAACCAAGCCACAGTCGATACCTTTGTAGGTAATATCCAACCCAACCCCTTCTATTCTGCTAGAGGTAACCCTTCCCAACTATACTTAGTTGATATTACCAACGGAAATCAAACCTTTATCCCTGGAGGAGAGCTTGCTTTTCGGAGTTTTGCCATTACTCGCGATAGTAATACAGGACGAATTTATTATGTGGGAGAACAAAGTAATTCCACTGCTCCAGTGGGTTCTCAAGTGGGTTATTGGGACCCTGTGACCCAAACTAATACCACCCTCCCTAATCGCACAGGTGTAGATGTTCAGTTCCTGAAACTGGCTCAAGCTCAAGATGGTACGATTTACGGTTTAGCTGGAAATACTGCAAACCTTTATAGCATTGATCCTAATACAGGAGTGGCAACAGACTTAGGAGCAATATCAGGGGGCACTCCATCCTTCAGTGCAGGAAGTGGTGATGCTGCTTTTGATCCCAACAATGCCGATATTCTCTATGTTTCAGTTTTAGTCAGTGGAGAGTTAAGGCTCTACAAAGTCAATGTCAATACTCTCATTGCTGAATATGTGGGTGAGTCTGGACTCTCCAATGTTGATAATTCAGGTTCTCTTGGCTTTGGAGAAGACGGAGACCTTTATGCCATCGTTAGATCAAACGGTAACAATAATGAAAGACGCTTTGCCCGCCTCAGTCAGACGAATGGAACCGCTACAATTATTCAGGAACCCAGTGAAAACTCTGGTGACTTTGGGACTCTTCCTACTCCAACTCCAGATGTAGATTTCACAATTACCAAAACTGACGGTGTAGATAATATTGCTACGGGAGCAAATATTACTTACACCATTAGTCTAACCAATAACACTCTCCCCAATCGCGTTGTCGGCTTAATTGTCCAAGACTCGATTCCCACAAGTGGTGTTGACATTGACTCCTGGAATGCTTCAGTCACAAATACTTCAGGACAATCTAACATAATTAACGGTGCTTCGGGCACGAGCAATGAAATATTCACCAGTGTCAACATCGGGCCAGATGACACCCTAACTATTCTGGCAGAAGGAACAGTTATCGCTCCTGCTAACAGTACAATTGAGAACACTGTCCAAGTTCCAGGTATTAACGACACCTCCCCAGGAGATGACATTCTCACTGATACAACCAATGTCGTTGCTACCACTCCCCCCGACCTGAGCATCACCAAAACCGCCAGCAGCAGCAACGTCAGTG
- a CDS encoding 2OG-Fe(II) oxygenase — MKIIELSKNILILESLLSVQECSQLIDQSEKMGYSEADIQVHEGRQHLPNIRNNHRVNDYSPSLAQELWHKLASYSLPIYEGKQAISLSPYFRFYRYTPGQNFKIHQDGRQTVEGNETLFTLLIFLSEDFQGGETQFRQDRIKITPKIGHALIFEHRLWHKGCLVEQGIKYVLRTDIVYSH, encoded by the coding sequence ATGAAAATAATCGAACTGAGCAAAAATATCTTGATCCTTGAATCCCTGCTATCTGTACAAGAATGTAGTCAACTCATCGATCAATCTGAAAAAATGGGCTACTCCGAAGCCGATATTCAAGTCCATGAAGGTCGGCAACATTTACCGAACATTAGAAATAATCACAGAGTCAATGACTATTCACCATCCCTAGCCCAAGAATTATGGCATAAACTCGCTTCCTATTCCTTACCCATCTATGAAGGCAAACAAGCGATTAGTCTATCTCCCTATTTCCGTTTCTATCGATATACCCCAGGCCAGAACTTTAAAATTCACCAAGATGGTCGTCAAACTGTAGAGGGCAATGAAACCTTATTCACCCTATTGATCTTCCTGAGCGAAGACTTTCAAGGAGGTGAAACCCAGTTTCGACAAGACCGGATTAAGATTACCCCTAAAATCGGTCATGCCTTAATTTTCGAGCATCGATTATGGCATAAAGGATGTCTAGTCGAACAGGGAATCAAGTATGTATTACGCACCGATATTGTCTACAGTCACTAA
- a CDS encoding macro domain-containing protein, with product MKLDIVLGDILNQPVDVIVNPWNRNLIPWWLLLPQGVSGAIKKKGGTSPFKELGKMGPIPLGEARVTHAGNLPFKAIIHVAGINLFWVATDYSVRASTHFAMTEVIQGGYKSVAFPLIGSGSGNRGKEWSKSIMMDEFKTIDYDGQVIVVEYKKPLS from the coding sequence ATGAAACTTGACATTGTTCTGGGGGATATACTCAATCAACCTGTGGATGTTATCGTCAATCCTTGGAATCGGAATCTGATTCCCTGGTGGTTACTTTTGCCTCAAGGCGTGTCTGGAGCCATTAAGAAAAAAGGGGGAACCTCACCCTTTAAGGAATTAGGGAAAATGGGGCCAATTCCTTTGGGTGAAGCGAGGGTAACCCATGCAGGTAATCTTCCGTTCAAAGCTATTATTCATGTGGCTGGAATTAATCTTTTCTGGGTGGCAACGGATTATTCAGTACGTGCCTCGACCCATTTTGCTATGACTGAAGTGATTCAAGGGGGTTATAAATCTGTCGCTTTTCCCCTGATTGGATCAGGATCGGGTAATCGGGGTAAAGAATGGAGTAAGTCGATTATGATGGATGAATTCAAGACGATTGACTATGATGGCCAGGTGATTGTGGTGGAATATAAAAAACCCCTATCTTGA
- a CDS encoding class I SAM-dependent methyltransferase, with product MSDFHPVFWQLHSDLPRQGPGNFEATKQAFSRLSALPDCPQILDVGCGPGQQTLDLATLSQGKITAVDFYQPYLDELKQRFESQGWGERLEVVCADMADLPFAAESFDLIWSEGAIYIMGFDRGLSKWRSLLKPGGYLAVTEISWLKPNPPAPVKEFWQEGYPSMRTLEENQAAMETAGYTLVDTFTLPESAWWTDYYTPLENKIKQLKIEYQNDSEALQVLEGEQQEIDLYRQYSQYYGYVFYIGQIQKN from the coding sequence ATGTCTGATTTTCATCCCGTCTTTTGGCAATTACACAGTGACCTTCCTAGACAAGGCCCCGGTAATTTTGAAGCGACAAAACAGGCCTTTTCTCGTCTGAGTGCTTTACCTGACTGTCCCCAGATTTTAGATGTGGGGTGCGGCCCAGGACAACAAACCCTCGATCTGGCCACCCTGAGCCAAGGTAAGATTACTGCGGTGGATTTCTATCAACCCTATCTCGATGAGCTGAAGCAAAGATTTGAGAGTCAGGGATGGGGAGAGCGCTTAGAAGTTGTCTGTGCAGATATGGCCGACCTCCCCTTTGCAGCAGAATCTTTCGATCTGATTTGGTCAGAAGGAGCCATCTATATCATGGGGTTCGATCGCGGGTTGAGCAAGTGGCGATCGCTCCTCAAACCCGGAGGATACCTAGCCGTCACCGAAATTAGTTGGTTAAAACCTAATCCTCCCGCACCCGTCAAGGAATTTTGGCAAGAAGGCTATCCCTCCATGAGAACCCTAGAGGAAAATCAAGCCGCCATGGAAACGGCCGGTTATACCCTGGTTGATACGTTTACCTTACCCGAAAGTGCTTGGTGGACAGATTACTATACGCCCTTGGAGAACAAAATTAAGCAGCTCAAAATCGAGTATCAGAATGACTCAGAAGCCTTGCAAGTTTTAGAGGGCGAACAACAAGAAATAGACCTCTATCGCCAGTACAGTCAATATTACGGCTACGTTTTTTATATTGGACAAATCCAAAAGAATTAA